In Aegilops tauschii subsp. strangulata cultivar AL8/78 chromosome 3, Aet v6.0, whole genome shotgun sequence, one genomic interval encodes:
- the LOC109768897 gene encoding probable transcriptional regulator RABBIT EARS produces MGQAPHGAAASLDLSLTLAPMRPPPAPPSPSFWAEGDAAAGHGGHGGHDGEARSRRLFSCLFCDKKFLKSQALGGHQNVHKKERAGSWNPHLYHQSDHGDRPAAAPAKAPAIWPNARLDDDGEKQLQQLDLNLKL; encoded by the coding sequence ATGGGTCAGGCTCCCCATGGCGCAGCCGCTTCACTAGACCTGTCCCTCACGCTTGCCCCCATGAGACCACCACCAGCACCGCCATCCCCCTCCTTTTGGGCTGAAGGAGACGCTGCTGCCGGCCACGGCGGCCATGGTGGCCATGACGGCGAAGCGAGATCAAGGCGGCTGTTCTCGTGCCTCTTCTGCGACAAGAAGTTCCTCAAGTCTCAGGCGTTGGGGGGCCACCAGAATGTGCACAAGAAGGAGCGGGCCGGCAGCTGGAACCCCCACCTCTACCACCAATCCGACCACGGCGACCGGCCGGCCGCCGCACCGGCCAAGGCACCGGCGATATGGCCAAACGCGCGCCTTGACGACGACGGcgagaagcagttgcagcagcttgATCTCAACCTTAAGCTTTAA
- the LOC141042202 gene encoding uncharacterized protein → MGLWNYGRKGKHDCEAGSSSGRRRGSVKKEEPASPSRSTIRAPAPAPFTIAPRAAGERDRWYLAVDVCWRYWETRSPVPWSDVHLPNNWHLSVDRVPIPPVPASGRARRDEIARRRRLLPDDLYYDDRYAPDSVLWDTWL, encoded by the coding sequence ATGGGCCTTTGGAACTACGGCCGCAAGGGGAAGCACGACTGCGAGGCCGGCTCCTCCTCGGGACGCCGCCGCGGCTCCGTCAAGAAGGAGGAGCCCGCATCACCGTCGCGCTCCACCATTCGAGCCCCCGCGCCTGCCCCCTTCACTATCGCTCCTAGGGCCGCCGGCGAGCGCGACCGGTGGTACCTGGCCGTGGATGTGTGCTGGCGGTACTGGGAGACGAGGTCGCCGGTCCCGTGGAGCGACGTGCACCTCCCCAACAACTGGCACCTCTCCGTGGACCGGGTCCCCATCCCGCCGGTGCCGGCGAGCGGCCGTGCCCGGCGCGATGAGatcgcgcgccgccgccgcctcctccccgaTGACCTGTACTACGACGACAGGTACGCCCCCGACTCCGTGCTCTGGGACACATGGCTCTAG